One genomic window of Globicephala melas chromosome 8, mGloMel1.2, whole genome shotgun sequence includes the following:
- the HOATZ gene encoding cilia- and flagella-associated protein HOATZ gives METRPSNGLSSRKESCETHPQGLLVFTGSSDRDANLAKQFWIGASMYPPNESQLVLSRGSSQRLRVARPSRGSVLEKRDVTAETLKIQESEEKKKYLQKAKKRDEIIQLLKKQREERISKELVSLPYKPKAKVHKAKKVISESDKEDQEEVKALD, from the exons ATGGAAACGAGGCCCAGCAACGGTCTTAGCAGCCGAAAGGAGTCCTGTGAAACTCACCCGCAGGGATTACTGGTGTTCACCGGCTCTTCGGATCGCGATGCCAACTTGGCCAAGCAGTTCTGGATCGGGGCATCAATGTATCCCCCTAACGAATCTCAGCTGGTGCTGTCCAGAGGTAGCAGTCAGCGTCTGCGGGTGGCGCGGCCCTCAAGGGGCAGTGTGCTTG agaaaagAGATGTCACTGCTGAAACCCTAAAGATTCAGGAatctgaggagaaaaaaaagtatctcCAAAAG GCTAAAAAGAGAGATGAGATTATCcaactcttaaaaaaacaaagagaagaaaggatcTCG aaagaacTGGTTTCCCTTCCTTATAAACCAAAAGCCAAAGTACACAAAGCAAA GAAAGTGATTTCAGAGTCAGATAAAGAAGACCAGGAAGAAGTCAAAGCCTTGGACTAA